The following are encoded together in the Limanda limanda chromosome 12, fLimLim1.1, whole genome shotgun sequence genome:
- the dusp23b gene encoding dual specificity protein phosphatase 23b, with translation MASNAPSNFSWVEPGKVAGLALPRMTAEYQYLLDNGIKHLVCLCERKPPQYDSCPQLQLHHINITDFTPPSPSQIDRFLTIVEEANSKGEGVAVHCMHGHGRTGTMLACYLVKTRKISGQDAIEEIRRLRSGSIETHEQEKAVVQFYQRTK, from the exons ATGGCCTCCAATGCTCCAAGCAACTTCTCCTGGGTGGAGCCAGGCAAAGTGGCCGGACTGGCGTTGCCCAGGATGACGGCTGAATACCAGTATCTGCTGGACAATGGCATCAAACACCTGGTTTGCCTGTGCGAGAGAAAACCGCCTCAGTACGACTCGTgtccacagctgcagctgcaccacATCAACATCACAGACTTCACTCCTCCGTCGCCGAGTCAGATTGACAGATTCCTCACGATCGTGGAAGAGGCCAACTCCAAGGGGGAG GGTGTTGCAGTTCACTGCATGCACGGCCACGGTCGAACCGGGACGATGCTGGCCTGCTACCTGGTGAAGACGAGGAAGATTTCAGGCCAGGACGCCATCGAGGAGATCCGGCGGCTGCGGAGCGGCTCCATCGAAACACACGAGCAAGAGAAAGCAGTGGTGCAGTTCTATCAGCGCACCAAGTAA
- the LOC133015032 gene encoding afadin-like, which yields MPEEEEREKLAKVIRQWNNNRLDLFEISQPDENVEFHGVMRFYHENPDEGNVATKCLRVCSNSSTREVIETLSEKFRPDMKMLTSGYSLYEIQAKKERKLEPDEKPLIVQLNWSSDNREGRFVLKTDKETSQEMSPEKEKGGIIQNFKRTLSRKDKKTEKNKAKAADKVSRDEKGSTEKLLNNPEANHGTENQKQQRQPAGRAAAGVNTQSFHPDFSDQPGLPLGIRLCENSEEAFLSAVINYTNSSTVHFKLSPAYILYAVGRFTLRRHHRQGSPHSGQTHAVTSITGKMVAMTRKVIQRQQTIAGALAFWMANSSELLNFIKHDKDLCPLTQQSQLDLAHLVHRAYSCLLQCLQNELTKHLPTFLIDPEQHGSLPAGIEMVLNTFMNTMSLLRRCRVNPALTIQLFSQLFHFISAWLFNRLMSPAAIAPGLRSHYWGAALRQRLTGIEAWAERQGLELAADCHLGHIIQATTLLTMNKYSMQEAKDIQNTCFKLNSLQLQTLLAGYLYANTEPHIPPDLIDAVVVAAEASADSLIGSEGRDVQLEESLDLHLPFLLPEGGYSCDTVRGIPHGFREFLEPICRKGLCSITSQPNPKGDWTVYFCESSPPTENTYLAAHREPEVVTITLKKPLNSGMGVSIVAAKGAQQGNLGIYVKSVVQGGPAEMNGRLAAGDQLLRVDGQSLIGLNQERAAAIMVQTGPVVTLQVAKFGASFHGLAALLNEPAPTTTTGEAIFAKPNGEALVLYRAVDPGPSGHQLHGGSRRKKEQMQRNRQLFRSNPNMTTDLCPEDGDELVDPVVRGNNMAAVSTINLCTDTFHREYLTLPTLKSQDRNVSESSRPQQTLVSFGPLSGSSCSKKTYMRQALSQENLCMESGGPLLDKRGKDTSAKNNMSHYSSFPIRSSVSTHDILADYSSPVKHQQGIRTSGAGVWRAPFSQRPTSTPSSQPVRIDIPIPRAVNTNPPLTTFQSPALLPHHQAHHNYACPISAVKKLPRPSLPSQQHRPGIVRGQAVKPQVSIPPTKHVSFQEPPTQQRQGTGGPRHRGPQELSGPWRRETQENLEKQHRLQAVELLEQEVQELQAKVKRSAEENDRLRKLSLEWQFQKRLREIQQRGEEEEDEYEDLDMMVAIQQLESRTQRSSGGNINSELKELNQQIGNHILQKEEKANIGHRPTGQTEHVHNVASKENQEEKIQSPDPEKLTFRERQRLFSLASSA from the exons ATGCCCGAGGAGGAAGAACGAGAGAAGTTAGCCAAAGTCATCCGACAGTGGAACAACAACAGACTGGACCTGTTTGAAATAAGCCAACCTGACGAG AATGTGGAGTTTCACGGTGTGATGCGTTTCTACCATGAGAATCCTGATGAGGGGAACGTGGCTACAAAGTGCCTGCGTGTCTGCAGCAACTCTTCCACTCGCGAGGTTATTGAAACTCTCTCGGAGAAGTTCAGGCCCGACATGAAAATGCTGACTTCCGGTTATTCCCTTTACGAGATCCAAGCCAAGAAGG AACGCAAACTAGAGCCGGACGAGAAACCTTTGATTGTGCAATTAAACTGGAGCTCGGACAACAGAGAAGGACGCTTCGTGCTCAAGACAGACAAGGAGACTTCCCAG gAAATGTCTCCcgagaaggagaaaggaggaatCATCCAGAACTTCAAGAGGACGCTGTCAAGAAAAGACAAGAAGACGGAGAAGAATAAAGCTAAAGCTGCTGACAAGGTTTCAAGAGATGAGAAGGG GTCAACTGAAAAACTACTTAACAACCCGGAGGCAAATCACGGCACAGAAAACCAAAAGCAGCAGAGGCAACCTGCAG GAAGGGCGGCTGCTGGTGTGAACACTCAAAGTTTCCATCCTGACTTTTCAGATCAGCCTGGATTACCACTCGGGATTAGACTCTGTGAAAACT CTGAGGAGGCCTTCCTGTCTGCGGTCATAAATTACACCAACAGCTCCACGGTCCATTTCAAGCTCTCACCTGCATACATCCTCTATGCTGTGGGACGCTTCACCCTGCGGCGCCATCACAGGCAAGGCTCGCCGCACTCAGGACAAACACACGCCGTCACATCCATCACTGGCAAAATGGTGGCCATGACACGGAAGGTCATCCAG AGGCAGCAGACCATCGCCGGGGCGCTCGCCTTCTGGATGGCCAACTCCTCCGAGCTGCTGAATTTCATCAAGCATGACAAAGACCTCTGCCCGCTCACACAGCAGAGTCAGCTGGACCTCGCCCACCTGGTGCACAGAGCTTACAG TTGCCTGCTACAGTGTCTTCAGAATGAGTTAACGAAGCATTTGCCAACTTTTCTGATCGATCCTGAGCAACACGGCTCCCTGCCGGCTGGTATAG AGATGGTGCTGAACACCTTCATGAACACCATGTCTCTGCTACGCCGCTGTCGGGTCAACCCCGCCCTCACCATCCAGCTCTTCTCCCAGCTCTTCCATTTCATCAGCGCCTGGCTCTTCAACCGGCTCATGAGCCCAGCGGCCATCGCTCCCGGCCTCCGCTCCCACTACTGGGGAGCGGCTCTCCGCCAGAGGCTCACCGGCATCGAGGCCTGGGCGGAGAGGCAGGGCCTGGAGCTGGCCGCCGACTGCCACCTCGGACACATCATCCAG GCAACCACACTCCTGACCATGAATAAGTACTCAATGCAAGAGGCGAAGGACATCCAGAATACCTGTTTCAAGTTGAACTCACTGCAGCTGCAGACGCTGCTCGCTGGCTACCTCTATGCAAACACTGAGCCTCACATCCCCCCC GATTTGATCGATGCGGTCGTGGTGGCCGCCGAGGCCTCGGCCGACAGCCTGATTGGCAGCGAGGGGCGGGACGTCCAGCTGGAGGAGAGCCTCGACCTCCACCTGCCTTTCCTGCTGCCGGAGGGAGGCTACTCCTGTGACACCGTGAGAGGAATCCCTCATGGCTTCAGGGAGTTTTTGGAGCCAATTTGCCGAAAAG GTCTCTGCTCTATAACCTCCCAGCCGAACCCCAAAGGTGACTGGACTGTGTATTTCTGTGAATCTTCACCTCCTACAGAAAACACATACTTG GCAGCTCACAGAGAGCCGGAGGTTGTGACCATCACACTGAAGAAACCTCTCAACAGTGGGATGGGGGTCAGCATCGTGGCTGCCAAG GGCGCGCAGCAGGGTAACCTTGGGATCTATGTCAAATCTGTAGTCCAGGGAGGACCAGCTGAAATG AATGGAAGGTTGGCAGCTGGAGATCAGCTGCTCAGAGTGGACGGTCAGAGCCTCATTGGCCTCAACCAAGAAAG GGCTGCTGCCATCATGGTGCAAACCGGCCCGGTTGTGACCTTACAGGTGGCAAAGTTCGGAGCCAGCTTCCACGGCCTGGCGGCTCTGCTGAATGAACCAGCTCCAACAACGACTACAG GTGAAGCAATCTTTGCCAAACCAAACGGTGAAGCGCTGGTGCTGTACCGGGCCGTGGATCCTGGTCCGTCAGGGCATCAGCTCcatggaggcagcaggaggaagaaggagcagATGCAGAGGAACCGGCAGCTGTTTCGCTCCAATCCCAACATGACCA CCGACCTTTGCCCCGAGGATGGAGATGAACTCGTTGACCctgttgtgagaggaaacaacaTGGCGGCTGTTTCCACCATCAACCTCTGCACTGAC ACGTTTCACAGGGAATACTTGACACTTCCAACCCTTAAATCACAAGACAGGAACGTGTCTGAATCCAGTCGACCGCAGCAAACATTAGTGTCTTTTGGGCCTTTGAGTGGAAGCAGCTGCAGTAAGAAGACGTACATG CGTCAGGCCCTCTCACAGGAAAACCTTTGTATGGAGAGTGGAGGTCCCCTGCTGGACAAAAGGGGGAAGGACACCAGTGCCAAAAACAACATGAGCCACTACTCCTCTTTCCCAATTCGCTCCAGCGTTTCCACCCATGACATCCTCGCTGATTACAGTTCCCCTGTAAAACACCAGCAGGGCATTCGCACAAGTGGCGCCGGTGTCTGGAGGGCGCCATTTTCCCAACGTCCCACATCCACGCCTTCATCTCAGCCCGTACGCATCGACATCCCCATCCCCAGGGCAGTGAACACAAATCCTCCACTCACCACCTTCCAGAGTCCGGCTCTGCT CCCTCACCATCAGGCCCACCATAACTATGCATGTCCCATCTCTGCAGTGAAGAAGCTTCCCCGGCCTTCACTTCCGTCCCAGCAGCACAGGCCCGGCATAGTCAGGGGTCAAGCTGTAAAACCTCAAGTGAGCATCCCTCCAACAAAACATGTTTCCTTCCAAGAACCTCCCACTCAACAGAGGCAGGGAACGGGTGGTCCGAGGCACAGAGGCCCCCAGGAGCTGTCCGGCCCCTGGAGGAGGGAGACgcaggagaacctggagaagcAGCACCGGCTTCAGGCGGTGGAGCTCCtggagcaggaggtgcaggagctcCAGGCCAAGGTGAAGCGCTCGGCCGAGGAGAACGACCGACTGCGGAAGCTCAGCCTGGAGTGGCAGTTTCAGAAGAGGCTGCGGGAGattcagcagagaggagaagaggaggaggacgagtaTGAGGATTTGGACATGATGGTGGCGATACAGCAGCTGGAGAGCAGAACTCAG AGAAGCTCTGGAGGAAATATCAACAGCGAACTGAAAGAGTTGAATCAGCAGATTGGAAATCACATTctccaaaaagaagaaaaggcaAACATTG GTCACAGACCAACTGGACAGACTGAACATGTTCACAACGTGGCATCAAAAGA AAACCAGGAGGAGAAAATCCAGAGCCCAGATCCTGAGAAGCTCACATTCAGGGAGCGGCAGCGTCTCTTCTCTCTGGCGTCCAGTGCATGA